In Athalia rosae chromosome 6, iyAthRosa1.1, whole genome shotgun sequence, one DNA window encodes the following:
- the LOC105692149 gene encoding organic cation transporter protein-like, whose product MGYDDVTVAIGEFGRYQKRIYFLLSIPAMSAALHSMAGVFLSAQPSFRCLLPEENLENATFELPSNLTGYPPDIWSNGTKELSSCESYVVRSKVQNNSDADTEFQAQSIFVEKCNSFVYDKSIFTLTTTSEFNLVCDRAWLRAMADSIFMVGMMIGSIIFGDLADRYGRKQIICYCVTAQAAGGLLAALAPELYSFMIFRAIIGSTENGLILVAFVAAIELVIPERRLMTGTGLQLFFTLGYASVALLAYFIRNWRFLQVVFVIPSVGMLAYWWVMPESVRWMLSNGRVEEAKAVLLKASSENGVELSRETLDGMLNENSSTSKKAESETTSIYHLFKYPTLRRKTLLLCAIWFIITSEYYGLSWDTSSTGGNIYVKFVLAALVELPGHALPYFTLDKWGRKIVLSGCMCLSGFVLLSTQFVPNDMTWLTILLTMMGKFAITAAFDVIFIFTAEQYPTVIRNTGVGACATWGRIGGIVAPSILYSSVVWRSLPLVIFGTGSVIASVLTLFLPETLNQKLPDTIEEGERRGRSLRAEHHVINLTKSDEAMRLQSDEKTKLQSIS is encoded by the exons ATGGGCTACGACGACGTTACAGTAGCGATAGGCGAATTTGGCCGCTATCAAAAGAGAATTTACTTTCTTTTGAGCATACCCGCAATGTCCGCCGCCCTTCATTCAATGGCTGGAGTATTTTTAAGCGCTCAGCCGTCCTTCAGATGCTTGCTTCCagaggaaaatttggaaaacgcAACGTTCGAGTTACCCTCGAATCTGACGGGGTATCCGCCCGATATATGGAGTAACGGAACCAAAGAATTGTCAAGTTGCGAGAGTTACGTGGTTCGCTCAAAAGTTCAAAATAATTCAGACGCCGACACAGAATTTCAAGCTCAGTCGATTTTTGTGGAGAAATGTAATTCCTTTGTTTACGACAAATCGATTTTCACGCTCACCACTACCTCTGAG TTTAATTTGGTTTGCGATAGAGCTTGGCTGCGAGCAATGGCCGACTCAATTTTTATGGTGGGAATGATGATAGGATCGATAATTTTCGGTGATTTGGCAGACCGGTATGGACGTAAGCAGATAATTTGCTACTGCGTAACGGCTCAGGCGGCCGGAGGATTGCTCGCGGCTTTGGCCCCGGAACTATATTCTTTCATGATTTTTCGAGCGATCATAGGATCGACTGAAAATGGTCTGATACTTGTGGCCTTCGTTGCCG CGATCGAGCTGGTCATCCCGGAGAGAAGATTGATGACCGGAACTGGCCTACAGTTATTCTTCACCCTTGGATACGCATCAGTTGCATTGCTCGCATATTTTATCAGAAACTGGAGATTTTTGCAGGTTGTATTCGTCATTCCCAGCGTGGGAATGCTCGCTTACTGGTG GGTAATGCCCGAGTCTGTTCGATGGATGCTTTCCAACGGTCGGGTGGAAGAGGCAAAAGCCGTACTTTTGAAGGCATCCTCGGAAAATGGAGTGGAATTATCTCGCGAAACATTGGATGGAATGCTGAACGAAAATAGCAGTACGAGCAAAAAAGCCGAGTCAGAAACAACGTCGATTTATCATCTCTTCAAGTACCCAACCCTGAGACGGAAGACTCTTCTACTCTGCGCGATTTG GTTTATCATTACGAGTGAATATTACGGATTATCTTGGGACACCTCTAGCACCGGGGGTAACATTTACGTGAAATTCGTGCTAGCTGCCCTCGTGGAATTGCCTGGCCACGCACTACCATATTTTACCTTAGACAAATGGGGGAGAAAGATCGTCCTCTCTGGCTGCATGTGTCTCTCCGGCTTCGTTTTACTTTCCACACAATTTGTTCCGAATG ACATGACGTGGCTGACGATACTTCTGACGATGATGGGAAAATTTGCGATCACCGCGGCGTTCGACgtaatattcattttcacgGCGGAGCAGTACCCGACTGTGATCAGGAACACCGGTGTCGGAGCCTGCGCCACTTGGGGAAGAATAGGTGGAATAGTAGCACCTAGCATTTTATATTCG TCTGTCGTTTGGAGATCTTTGCCCCTGGTGATTTTTGGTACTGGTTCGGTGATAGCCAGTGTCCTGACACTGTTTCTCCCGGAAactttgaatcaaaaattaccCGATACAATCGAAGAAGGAGAACGACGTGGAAG GTCACTCCGCGCTGAACATCATGTTATTAATTTGACAAAATCAGATGAAGCGATGCGCCTGCAGAGTGACGAGAAAACTAAACTGCAATCCATCAGTTGA